One Olleya sp. Hel_I_94 genomic window, CCTTCAACATCAATTTTTATAAAAACTGGATTTTCATTTTTAAGTATTTGATCTAAAGTTTTTACTTCCACTTTAACAGTATTACTATTTTCTTCTAGCGACACACTATTCATTACTGTGTTATTAGTTGTAAAACTAAGCGTCTCACTTTTATCTCCAATACCTATATTTAATAAAGTTATGTATGAGGTTAAATTATTTAATTTAATATTTCTATTCAGTTTATCCATTGTCGTTTTTATTGGCTCTATAGCTATAGATTTTGCTTTACAAATTCCGCTTGCTAATAAACTAAAGTGCCCTAAATTTGCTCCTACGTCTACAAATAATTCATCTTTTTTAAGGCTATCTATCAAAAACATAGAATCTTCATAATCCATTAATTTATAATAGATATTTCCAACTAAACCAGCATCGCCTTTTTCTGCATAAAACTTTAAACCATTTATCCAATTATACATTCTTGGTTTTTTAAATATAAATTGTGTGATATTAAATGAAAAATAACGCATTAATGCAACTAAAGAGGCATCTTTAGTTAAAGGATGTTTTTTTATAGTGTTATATCTTAATAAAATTCTTTTTATAGATTTACTTACATTCATCTTAAACATTTGGTAATTTAGCACACCAAAATTGACTACGTTTCCATTGTTTTTTATAATAGGTAATATAGGTCCATGGGTTTTTAATATCACTATTTTTATAGCTGCGTAAACCTAATAATAGTTTATAACCTAATAATTGTTTTGGTGTAAAATAAGTTTGATACAACAACTGTATGGTTGGTGATGGTTTTGGTGCAATTTTATCATCTGACCATGGATGTGTAACTTTAGTACGATAACCACCAATTGGTGCTTTAAGATGGTCTATTTTTATGTCTGCAAAGTACACCACATCTTCTCCTAAATTTCGCAACTGCATTCCAAAATCGGTATCTTCTCCATAGTTAAACTCGTAGTTTAAATTAAATTTCACCTTTTGGATTAGGCTTGATTTTATAATACTATTTCCTGCCCCAAAAATACTAGTCTGTGCTGTTTTTAAATAGGTTTGCACCTCATTGGCTTGCAAATAAACTGTTATACCTACTTGGACACCATATTGGCCAATATGGTTAAATAAAGACTCAATTAATTTGGAGTCAAACCTATTATCATCATCTCCTAAAAAGGTCCATTCACTGTCTACTTGAGATAAGGCTAAGTTACGTGCATTACAAACACCTGATTGATGCGTAAAGGTGTGTTTAATTGTAAAAGGCCACTCTTGATTGTTTAAATAATTTAATTCTGACACAGATCCCTCTAAAGGATTTTGCTCTACAATAATCACATTTTTAGGCATTAGCGTTTGGGCAGCTAAATCTTTTAAAACATCGTATAAATATTGTTTTCTACCAATGGTAGGGATGATAACATCAATCTCGTGTTTAGTAATTACAGTTTTGGTGGACTGAATTGGTATTGCTTCTAAATTAAATGTTGTGCTGAGTTTTTTTACAAATAGGCTTCTGATTAATGGTAATAGCGTTATTTTTTTTTCAAAAATCAATAATCCAAAACTTAAAAAAAATACCCAAACCCATTTGTAATGTTGCTTAACAAACTTAAACAGAGTAAACGTTGAAGCCTGCTTTATTATGTCCAATGATTTAGAACCAGGTTTTAGCAATCTAGGTTCTGAATAACAAAATAGACCTTCTGAAGTAGTCAATTTAGCTAAAGATGTTAAAAAATAATCAGCGTTTTGATTAAAATTTAATTGTTTGTTTAATAAAATTAACACTGCTGTATTGATTCCTCCTACATGACTACTCATCAGCCAAGTTGGAAAGGTTACAGTTTTATTAATTTTTAACACAAAAGAACGCTCTATATAACCTAATTGCTTAGGAAAATAATCTGTCTCTGTCGGGTTAAAACTTGCTAAAACACGATTATGATGAAATATATCATTTAAAGCCTCACTATTCAAATAATTTAAAAGAATTTGATGACACCATACTACTAATTGATTATCAAATTGCAATGCAATTAATTGCAAAGTTTTAGGCATAGATTTACCCAACTCAAAATTAGATATAGGCTTAAAGTTATCATCTAAAATTGAAATTACTTTATTCTTGTTATGAACTATAATCAATGCCATTAATATCTTAAACTCTTTTTAAAATTACATCGTTATAAAAGGTAATATTTTTATCTGCAATACAATTAATATCGAAAGATAATTCAGTTTTTTTTCTAGCAGCACGACCTATTGTTGCCGATAACTCAGGATCTTTAAATAATCTTAATATGGTTTTACTGTAAGTTTCAATATCCGAAGGATGCACTAAAAATCCATTCACACCATCATGAATCAGCTCTTGTGCCCAACCAATGCTAGTATTTACCACCGGTTTTTGTAAAGCCATACTCTCTATAGTAACCATACCTAAAGTTTCAGCAAAACTAGGAAAAGTACAAACATGGGCTTTTTTAATATGTGCTTTAACATCACTGTAAGGTATTTTACCTAAATACTCTACATTTTGTTTTGCTTGATCTGTAAATATAGACTGCATTAAGGCAAAAGTGGACTTGTGTCCTGTTTTTATGTCTGGAGCATCACCTCCTATTAATTTTAATTTAGCGCTAGGTTCTGTTTTTAATATTGTATTAAAAATTTCAGCTAGCTCTAAAACACCTTTTTTCCTAATAATTGTACCAATACATAAAATGGTTTTGTCTTCGTAAACTTTTGGTGTTTGATTCTCAAAGTGACTTAATTGTAAACCATAATGAATAGTTTTAATTTTTTTTCGGTTTAAACCAAAAATCTTAGCAGTCTCTTCTCCTGCAAATGTTGTTGGAGCAATATAAGCTGATGCTTTTAATAAACCCATTTTCTCAAAGAGAAAATTTTTAAACTTTTGTTTGCGTTTATCTAATTTACAAAAGTAAGCATCACTTCCATGTAGTCTAATTACCAACGGAATATTAAATTTCATAAAAGCTGTAATACCAGTCCAATCTGGTGCTTCAATTAAATCTATAGCTTCATACTTAACTACTTTATTAATATAATACTGAAGCTGTTTTCTGTAAAAATACCAAGTAAAGACTTTGTACTTTTTTTTCTTAATTAAATGAATCGTAACACCTTGGTCATCTATGATAGTGTCTTCATTTTGATGATACACAAAAACAGTAACTTGCTCACCTTTATCAACTAAAGCAACTGCTAGATTTTTTATACTAGTGGCTATTCCTGCAGCGTGAGACACTTTAGGATGTGGATACTCTGATGTTAAAAAAGCGATGTGCATGAATTGATAATTGTAAATTATGTTTAGACTGATCTATCAAAGATTTGTAATTCCTTTTTATTTATGTATCAAACTTAATTAAGTATTACGTCAATTGCCTTCCAAATATTTTCTGAGGCTTTAGTGGGTGTGGTACCAACGATAATCTCGTACCATCTTTTTCCTTCTGCCACATTTGATAATTGACCATCTAATATTTGTTTTACTAAATGCTCCAAATCGTTTTTATCGGTACAAAACACTGCTGCTTTATCACTTGGCATACTTCTAAAATGCACGTAGTTATAGTTTTGACATATATCTCTAATCCCTTTTTTAAGTTGCGGTTGCTCATAATTATAATAAATGCAAGCTTTATTATGCGCAACAAAATCAAAAACTGTGGATGAACAAACGTTTGTTACAAACTCTGAATGTTCGCAAACATTATACAACATTTTAAAGTCTTCCTTTGCTGGTAATACCTGGTTCCATTGGTCTCCTATTGGCTTCCAAACGGGATCCAAAACCTCGATAACATCTTTATTAGCTTGGATTACAGCATCGTATCTGGTTGTAAAATCCACGGGACACTTCCTGTAAATAATACCTAAATTTTCGCCTTTAGCATTTAAACGCCTGACTGTATTTACTAAATCTTCTAAATAATATTGATCTAAAGGTGACGTCGTTTCGTCATCACCAGAATAACATATATATTTTTTATTTACGTCTAAATTGTATTGCTTAAAAAAGTCTGCTCGACTTTGTTTTAAGCTAGTATCATAATGTGGTTCAAACTGTGGCGTCCCTGTTACAAACACTTGTTCTGCTTTTACAAAAGGATAGTATTGTAACACTTCACGCTTCATGTGGTCACTCCAAACACAATAATAATCAGTCTCCACCACTTGCATCGCTTTGGGTACATTATCCCATGAGTAAACAAAAGCAACCGTAGGAATGCCTAAATCTTTAGCAGCTAATAACGCACTTATAGATTGTGTGGCACGTTGTGTTGTGCAAAATATTAAATCGGGTTTATGTTGTTGTAATTGTGCTTTACAATAGGCGTATTTAGGATTTTGACGCTCTAATGTATTTATTTTTTGTCTGATTTTTTCAACACCTTTTTCAGAAGAATATAACCCTATAAGTAACTTGGTATATAAACTTTTAAGCGTGTTTTTTACACCTTTATAATTAAAAGGAAACTTATAAGTAGGATACACGTCATCATTAAATTTATCCTGAGACACATTCAATTCGGCTCGCTTTCTAGCACGAGAATAAATTGGTGTTAATGGATGGATTTGATGGTTATCTATCTTAACTTCATTAAAACCCAAATGATCTTTTAACGAAAAAACAGTATTATTCCAATACGTGATATTAAAACCATGCTGTTCTCCAATAGATTTAAAATCTGTGAAGGCAAAGTTGCGTAAACCAACACCATCAGGAAAAAAGACAAATACTTTTTTTTTCATTATAATAAAATCAGATTATCCTTTTTGATTTTTTAATTTATCACGTTGCACTTGCTCTATAGGTAAAATGTCTTGGCTTTTAAATGTTAATGCTTTATGCACTGCATTTAAATCTCTTGATAATTTACGTAATCCCATAGGCTCCAATGACGCAGCATGATCCGTTCCTTTCCAAGTACGATCTAAGGTATAATGACGCTCAATAATTGGTGCACCTAAGGTGTAAGCTGCAACATCTACTGCAATACCTAAATGGTGTCCAGAAAAACCAATATCCTTGACTTGATTACCGTAGTTTTCAATCAATAGATTAATATCTAATAAACAAACATCTTCAAAGGGTACAGGATAGCCAGAGGTACAGTTGTATAATACTAAATCTTTGGCTCTATTGTGTTTAGTAAACAATTTTACTAAATCTTCAATTTCATCTTTAGTGGTCATTCCTGTAGAAATATGAAGTTCGCCTTTGTAATTTTCACATAACCATGCTAACATGATAACATTATTATTACAAGCCGAAGGTATTTTGATAAACTTTGGCTGTAATGAAGCAATCTCTTTTGCTGATGTTAAATCCCAAACAGAGGTTGAATAATCAATACCAATAGATTCGCAAAAATCTTTAAGTTCTTGATGTTGAGCTACATCAAACTCTAAATACTCTCTATGTGCACCATAAGTGTCACCATACGAGTTGGAAGGATTTGGGTGTGGACTATTATATTGTTCTTCCGTTAGCAGCTCAATATTATGACGCTTCTGAAACTTGACAGCATCTACATTACAAAATATTTTAGCCATTTGGATTAACTCTTTAGCAATTTGCATATCGCCTTTATGATTACATCCAATCTCTGCTATGATGTAAGGTTTTTTGTAGGTATTCATGTATTTACTTAATATCTTTTATTATAATTTTTAATAAACTGACAAGCTTCTCTGATGGCTCCTGCTCCAGATGGTTTTGATAATACAACGTCTGCTATGGTTTTAATTTCGGTCATGGCATTTTGTGGTGCTAATGACCAACCAACGCTACAAATATTAGACATATCGTTGACATCATCACCTACATAAGCCACATTATTTAACGAAAAGCCTTGTTGTCTTGATAAGGTTTGAAGTAACGTGTATTTATCTTTTACACCTAAAAACACTTGCTTAATTTGAAGCTTCTGCATGCGTTTTGCAACCAACTCGGATTGCTCACTTGTCATAATCATAACCTCAACGCCAAATTGTCTTAAAATCTCTAATCCCATGCCATCACGCATGTCAAAGCTTTTGGTATGTTCGCCATCCTTGGTATAAGTTATGGTTCCGTCCGTAAAAACTCCATCAACATCTAAGACTAAATGTGTGATTTTCTCAGCTTTTTTTAATTGTTGTTGACGTGCTATTAAAAGGTTTTCTACTGTAATCCAATCGGATTCCGTATCAATTTCGTGTAAACTATCTTCTGGCATTTTAACAATACCTATGTTATTTCCTAGTCTATTTTTATGATCTTGTAACACCTGTTTATTACAAGTATAAACTGCTCCATTCTCGATTAACAAGCCTTCAAAATCTTGACGTCTAGGACGCTTGCTAGGATTGTAGTTTATAGCTGTACCATCTGCATTCCATAAAAAACGATGGGTATTAACAACAGTTAATGCGGAATCTTTCCCGTTATCCAAAGCGGTCAAACAATTATTAATGTCTTGTGCTGTAGTAAAAGGTGACGTCGCTTGTAGTAAGCAAAATACATCAAAATCGTAGTCTATTGTTTCTGCAAATTCCAACATAGCACTTTCTGTGGAAGCAGTATCTGTTGCGCTACTGTCACTTCTTAAAAGCCCTTTGATTTTATCTGTATAATGGTATTCTTTTGTAATAAAATCTAATATGGATTGGTCGTCTGTATACACATAAACCGCATCTAAATTAGAGTGTAATGCTTCACCTAAAACCCAAGTGTACAATGGTCTTCCAACCATTTTACGTTTATTTTTACCAGGAATACCTTTTGACCCTTTACGTAAAGGAATAAAACCTATTGTTTTCATATATTGGGTGACTTTAAAACTTTTTAACAATCGCTAAAATACATAATTTAACAGCGAAAATCTTTCAAAACGTTAATAAAATAAAGCAATCTTATTATTTATTTGAGTTTATAAAATCACTAATTTCTGAGGTGAAAATTTTGGCGCCATCACGTATTAAATGAGATTCATCAAAATAAATAGACTCATTTTTATATATAGGATTTAAGGTGTCATAAATTATAACTGAATTTTCAGAGTTATTTAATTGAATAAAACGTTTCATAAACCCAAAATCAAATGCTTTATAATTTGGAGGAAAAACGGTTATTAGCTTAATGTTATTTGTTTGACATAACATTTGAATAGTTTTAAAAGCTTCTATTTTTTTAGGATTTTCATTGTTGACTTGATAAATCAGTTTTTCATCCTGATACTCCAATGTTATTGGTCTTTTTATTGGGTTTGGCATAGAGCCACAATCTGTTAAAACCTCATTAGGTAATACTTTTTTCTTTTTAGTTGAAAAATCTTTTCTATTAAGCCTTAATAAACCAAAAATTTTCGAACCATAATTACGCTTACCTCTAGCTATTAATTTATTGTTTATATAATTGTATTTTGAAAACGGAAACAATACGTCATCTCTAAAACGCAATGGATTACCCTTAGCAAAAGTATATTTATGGTCTAATAGAAGTAATACTTTTTTAGGTGGTGGGTTAAGTTTAAGATAGGTTTCCAGGATAAATAATTGAAAAATGATATCGACTCCTTTATAAGACAGATTATAGCTAGACAAACCTGTTTCGTTTTCTAACTGACAAGCTAAAATATTATTTGCGCCTCTAGAAGAGCCTATAATAATTAAATCTTTATTAAAACTTCGTGTAACTACTTTTTCTAAACGCCTATCATGTTCTTTTTCTGGAGCATTATTAATAAAGTACCAACTTGCTTTTTCCAATAAAAAGAAAACTATAAAAAACGATAACACCGTAAGTAAAAAACGTTTCATGCTTAAAATTGAAAATATATAAACTCTTGCTGATTATCACTACTAAAAACAAAAATGATAGCGATTATAATCATATAAAAAGCCCATCTAATAACTCTAGATTGTTTAAGCAATAACACTTCTATTGCATATTGCTGACGTCTTCCAATCCATTCTATTCCTATAAAAAATAGAATAAGCACTAGTAAATTAGTTGGTCTAATGGTTGGTGCAGTTAATAAACTAGTACTAAATAGACCTTTTAAATACGTAAATGCATGTGTAACGCTTTCTGCCCTAAAAAAGACCCAAGCAATAACGGTTAGACCAAAAGTAAGTCCCATTTGCACCAGTTCTTTTATATTTGGTAATTTTGAATCTTGTGCTACAACATCTAAATTAGTTCTGTTACGTTTGACCAATAATAATGGTAAAAAATAAAGCGCATTTAAAAATCCCCAAATAATAAATGTCCAATTGGCACCATGCCAAAACCCACTGACTAAAAATATTATAAACGTGTTACGCACTTTCATCCAAGTGCCACCTTGACTTCCTCCTAATGGAATGTATAAATAATCCCGAAACCATGTGGATAAGGATATGTGCCAGCGTCGCCAAAATTCGGCTATATCTCTTGAAAAATATGGAAAGGCAAAGTTTTGCTTTAAGTTAAAACCAAATAATCTTGAGGTTCCGATTGCAATATCAGAATACCCAGAAAAATCACCATAAATCTGAAAAGTAAAAAATAATGCACCTATTAGCAAAGTACTACCAGGATGTTCCGATGAGTTATTAAAGATCTGATTAGCATACTCGGCACAATTGTCTGCAATAACTACTTTTTTAAAAAATCCCCAAAGTATTTGTCTACATCCATCCACAGCTTGACTATAATGAAATTGGCGTTTTTTATAAAACTGTGGCAGCAAATTGGTAGCTCGTTCTATTGGTCCTGCCACTAATTGTGGAAAAAAACTAACAAAGGCTAAAAATGATACAATATCTTGTGTTGGCTCAAGTTTTCGCTTATAAACATCTATGGTGTAACTTAAGGTTTGAAAGGTGTAAAAGCTAATACCAACAGGCAAAATAATATCTAAAGTATTAGGCTGAATTGGACTCCCAAAAAACGAGAAGGCGTCAACAAAACTATCGACAAAGAAATTATAATATTTAAAAAAACCTAAAAACCCTAAGTTAACAAGGATACTGGTCCATAACAACAACTTTCTTTTAGAGGGTTGTACTGTATGGTTTAATTGTAATCCAATGGTGTAATCCACAAGAGAACTAAAAACAATTAAAGATAAAAAACGCCAATCCCACCAGCCATAAAACACATAACTAGCCAAAACTAATAACGC contains:
- a CDS encoding glycosyltransferase family 2 protein, which translates into the protein MALIIVHNKNKVISILDDNFKPISNFELGKSMPKTLQLIALQFDNQLVVWCHQILLNYLNSEALNDIFHHNRVLASFNPTETDYFPKQLGYIERSFVLKINKTVTFPTWLMSSHVGGINTAVLILLNKQLNFNQNADYFLTSLAKLTTSEGLFCYSEPRLLKPGSKSLDIIKQASTFTLFKFVKQHYKWVWVFFLSFGLLIFEKKITLLPLIRSLFVKKLSTTFNLEAIPIQSTKTVITKHEIDVIIPTIGRKQYLYDVLKDLAAQTLMPKNVIIVEQNPLEGSVSELNYLNNQEWPFTIKHTFTHQSGVCNARNLALSQVDSEWTFLGDDDNRFDSKLIESLFNHIGQYGVQVGITVYLQANEVQTYLKTAQTSIFGAGNSIIKSSLIQKVKFNLNYEFNYGEDTDFGMQLRNLGEDVVYFADIKIDHLKAPIGGYRTKVTHPWSDDKIAPKPSPTIQLLYQTYFTPKQLLGYKLLLGLRSYKNSDIKNPWTYITYYKKQWKRSQFWCAKLPNV
- a CDS encoding N-acetylneuraminate synthase family protein; translated protein: MNTYKKPYIIAEIGCNHKGDMQIAKELIQMAKIFCNVDAVKFQKRHNIELLTEEQYNSPHPNPSNSYGDTYGAHREYLEFDVAQHQELKDFCESIGIDYSTSVWDLTSAKEIASLQPKFIKIPSACNNNVIMLAWLCENYKGELHISTGMTTKDEIEDLVKLFTKHNRAKDLVLYNCTSGYPVPFEDVCLLDINLLIENYGNQVKDIGFSGHHLGIAVDVAAYTLGAPIIERHYTLDRTWKGTDHAASLEPMGLRKLSRDLNAVHKALTFKSQDILPIEQVQRDKLKNQKG
- a CDS encoding acylneuraminate cytidylyltransferase, yielding MKTIGFIPLRKGSKGIPGKNKRKMVGRPLYTWVLGEALHSNLDAVYVYTDDQSILDFITKEYHYTDKIKGLLRSDSSATDTASTESAMLEFAETIDYDFDVFCLLQATSPFTTAQDINNCLTALDNGKDSALTVVNTHRFLWNADGTAINYNPSKRPRRQDFEGLLIENGAVYTCNKQVLQDHKNRLGNNIGIVKMPEDSLHEIDTESDWITVENLLIARQQQLKKAEKITHLVLDVDGVFTDGTITYTKDGEHTKSFDMRDGMGLEILRQFGVEVMIMTSEQSELVAKRMQKLQIKQVFLGVKDKYTLLQTLSRQQGFSLNNVAYVGDDVNDMSNICSVGWSLAPQNAMTEIKTIADVVLSKPSGAGAIREACQFIKNYNKRY
- a CDS encoding MBOAT family O-acyltransferase, with product MYFNSLDFALFLPIVFILYWFVTNKNLKLQNALLVLASYVFYGWWDWRFLSLIVFSSLVDYTIGLQLNHTVQPSKRKLLLWTSILVNLGFLGFFKYYNFFVDSFVDAFSFFGSPIQPNTLDIILPVGISFYTFQTLSYTIDVYKRKLEPTQDIVSFLAFVSFFPQLVAGPIERATNLLPQFYKKRQFHYSQAVDGCRQILWGFFKKVVIADNCAEYANQIFNNSSEHPGSTLLIGALFFTFQIYGDFSGYSDIAIGTSRLFGFNLKQNFAFPYFSRDIAEFWRRWHISLSTWFRDYLYIPLGGSQGGTWMKVRNTFIIFLVSGFWHGANWTFIIWGFLNALYFLPLLLVKRNRTNLDVVAQDSKLPNIKELVQMGLTFGLTVIAWVFFRAESVTHAFTYLKGLFSTSLLTAPTIRPTNLLVLILFFIGIEWIGRRQQYAIEVLLLKQSRVIRWAFYMIIIAIIFVFSSDNQQEFIYFQF
- a CDS encoding FkbM family methyltransferase yields the protein MNVSKSIKRILLRYNTIKKHPLTKDASLVALMRYFSFNITQFIFKKPRMYNWINGLKFYAEKGDAGLVGNIYYKLMDYEDSMFLIDSLKKDELFVDVGANLGHFSLLASGICKAKSIAIEPIKTTMDKLNRNIKLNNLTSYITLLNIGIGDKSETLSFTTNNTVMNSVSLEENSNTVKVEVKTLDQILKNENPVFIKIDVEGYEYKVLKGAHYTLSNPSLKYLLVEFNNSGSKFNFEDQAVFDLITKHNFIPALYEPKSKQITKIKTFNRHKFNTLFIKNDINPNA
- a CDS encoding glycosyltransferase family 4 protein translates to MHIAFLTSEYPHPKVSHAAGIATSIKNLAVALVDKGEQVTVFVYHQNEDTIIDDQGVTIHLIKKKKYKVFTWYFYRKQLQYYINKVVKYEAIDLIEAPDWTGITAFMKFNIPLVIRLHGSDAYFCKLDKRKQKFKNFLFEKMGLLKASAYIAPTTFAGEETAKIFGLNRKKIKTIHYGLQLSHFENQTPKVYEDKTILCIGTIIRKKGVLELAEIFNTILKTEPSAKLKLIGGDAPDIKTGHKSTFALMQSIFTDQAKQNVEYLGKIPYSDVKAHIKKAHVCTFPSFAETLGMVTIESMALQKPVVNTSIGWAQELIHDGVNGFLVHPSDIETYSKTILRLFKDPELSATIGRAARKKTELSFDINCIADKNITFYNDVILKRV
- a CDS encoding UDP-glycosyltransferase; the encoded protein is MKKKVFVFFPDGVGLRNFAFTDFKSIGEQHGFNITYWNNTVFSLKDHLGFNEVKIDNHQIHPLTPIYSRARKRAELNVSQDKFNDDVYPTYKFPFNYKGVKNTLKSLYTKLLIGLYSSEKGVEKIRQKINTLERQNPKYAYCKAQLQQHKPDLIFCTTQRATQSISALLAAKDLGIPTVAFVYSWDNVPKAMQVVETDYYCVWSDHMKREVLQYYPFVKAEQVFVTGTPQFEPHYDTSLKQSRADFFKQYNLDVNKKYICYSGDDETTSPLDQYYLEDLVNTVRRLNAKGENLGIIYRKCPVDFTTRYDAVIQANKDVIEVLDPVWKPIGDQWNQVLPAKEDFKMLYNVCEHSEFVTNVCSSTVFDFVAHNKACIYYNYEQPQLKKGIRDICQNYNYVHFRSMPSDKAAVFCTDKNDLEHLVKQILDGQLSNVAEGKRWYEIIVGTTPTKASENIWKAIDVILN